One window of Cryptobacterium curtum DSM 15641 genomic DNA carries:
- a CDS encoding MBG domain-containing protein encodes MDILTKDGLLRRVLAAFFAAVLAVSMVPTPALAAGSADSANRTAEAQQQLNSASSQEDSSDDASSSGSNDAEESDSAHSNATESSNADSQESTSDQQSSTKESASTSNSGESDSTSSSDATVQNSAAESVTESSTEESSAEVLERSVAEGKELLSAAFSSAPYDADNPYTKVEVGKYAPGTYTVTANLFIPASKNPFNKSIQAYMTNPENPLGIVEPDNGDPSAVTGGVPIFHVNKNATLIVGEDDSLTLTIPIRNPVFTLQGIGSGQGVELLSAHTRAGQYGPRGASGEILSVGHTSRVDSVTFKLSNSGKTTDGSDGYTIQGCSEYPTILDQNWHVDLDLTVDLSNVPASQKYVANPVVSQDLAYTGHEQQGVTFEIDKCEVTSGTAVATNAGDYSVTLKPKAGFVWFDGTTDECTFDWTIAKAQVVKKYEVVVPCSEDVSETIAALPSADTVNANFTYEGLAEGDTPESLGISGQTFDSWWMGELEYAQTMPEMFHNLVPTALEGEFSGENVGTDNYEVSTKAIAHITLAPGQMPIAHDVVYNGASQLGVEQADGTPFTNVGDGKTRWTPWNDFTQTWFLNLAARSFIDVGTYSVTLSPSENWAYADGYWSDGTHEPKTLSWEIKPATLTAKARDIYIHEGEVANLKVDVSGFVAQESAGTIAGYEAPVATVENGNTSTLSVGDYPITVSGGNAKNYVFEYRSATLHVLPANTAAVPFVESNLTYIGKQQVGVSTGAGYTVEGGTATDAGTYTATATLADGVSKWADGSTEKSRTFEWSIAKAELKATYINESVSRKDYESGKDAPAFRIKVTGFVHGESPEEGTVANYVAPELYLYKGEVGAADLKASDWKADEDSADYAFIPAGGSAKNYEFSSYKWGTLDLIHDAEDNYRAAFPYIETPLTYTGKQQTGVYSRVGSTVITGASGVDVGTYKATVALDDERTGWWESNWYGENEKPTGETRIISAQWSIVKAPLAAKAQDVTITAGDAIPSFTAEVSGFKNGEASENAAGYKAPTVSLPAGVSANTLEAGKSYELSVSGGSADNYTFADYESGTLTVLPRGTVAEPTVAQGLTYTGSEQRAIQENEAWTLSGATATAAGDHETTVTLNAGYRWADGSTAPKTYHWSINKASLTATYAGEEITEGETPALKVDVTGFVGGETADTAAGYAAPIASLPEGVSADTLEAGKSYELSVSGGAADNYTFTYAAGTLTVKAADQPQPGKLAPGTYTVTANISMMTPLGFPGYTTNPFNPEGIGGKGGIPDAPVSNNATLIVGADGTYTLSLNLVNPVFTVQNAESSDGVTVEAVDRVPIEQKDDDEEYNKSVAADGVTSRIAHMTLKLNDVSGSYHFDNWKVYATTLNTFFPNSRYPQINSLDLSVDFDHAQKQVEGDYSKTFTDHATGVSVTVSAEKGADTISQLEKASLQVEKVEAGSEHDGAVQALMQLYASTPSFSFYKISLIADGEAVSFDDKTAAEVSIPTTQTSADVYSFKKASLSAISSQTSSGVTTCKSSQLGSFVVVDSQGAAKFTWSHTVRNASTGASMTYSTDASVEDTLFESAYGPGHGLEALEWYGSYMDESGVSSSQAPDSFSEKALAAAKESGSNSLTVAGTYAMGISYSMDGTGVPNNLFDSLALGYTFTAGVNPLSAVVPVGNNDASVYAVYGTVGEGATGAKKLDAQIADGYAKVSLNDSDAQIPGLSSMLFHAAANVGDYTGAPQTAETQIAYLVAVEPSTHKIAKPTAAEGLIYNGQEQTGVPEAEGYDVTTSQASNAGTYQSVVTLKDGYLWSDGTKDALTINWSIAKAELNATAADETITQGQTPAYQVNVTGFVNGETADTAAGYTAPVASLPEGVSADTLESGKSYELSVSGGAADNYTFTYAAGTLTVKAADQPQPGKLAPGTYTVTANLAMPGQYNPVIKGLTVYANSPDNPFGPTIDENNPAEVHNTVPSNPQSANAKLVVGVDGTKTLILPVKNPIFTTQDLGVCGDLSNVHTERITPTAGGGTYSGSYGNKTDRIHMMSAELPAEQSTGTATFNFSGSKLYAVPLDLELAPSGSIALQLTVDYNSLSKDSDNTELPSFAKSDTPKPNPDPTPTPDPSPTPNPGPTPGPTPNPGPTPVPDPQSDPGDLIETHNGHLAAGTYTVSANIWVNKATSGLPLQPHFTSAAFPPMNPVSKNATLRVEEDGHTYVTVPIVIQSRVMQVLSLSGLNIVSQSYSGEGLSSITVDLGILSGTDTITKNVTANIRLGTLAKTIIGGAENRTWACTFQVVFNGSPTSSGGGTVPKAVQAILDAQGSDGRNANADEDAQNAADAALAALDAEEDLADESAITLAGSQSAKGQGKNATEQALDDVNQAIRNNPELVISLVALIVVVIGVVSYTLYRRGKLGGVGK; translated from the coding sequence ATGGATATTTTGACGAAGGATGGGCTATTGCGGAGGGTACTCGCTGCCTTCTTCGCCGCGGTTTTGGCGGTCTCGATGGTTCCTACTCCAGCATTAGCTGCAGGTAGTGCCGATAGCGCAAATCGCACAGCTGAAGCGCAGCAGCAACTAAATTCAGCATCTTCTCAGGAAGATTCATCCGATGACGCCTCTTCATCGGGGTCAAACGACGCTGAAGAATCTGATTCGGCACATTCCAACGCTACGGAATCAAGCAATGCAGATAGTCAAGAGAGCACTTCTGACCAGCAATCGAGTACAAAGGAAAGTGCCTCAACAAGCAATTCGGGAGAATCAGACAGCACCTCAAGCAGCGACGCGACTGTCCAAAATAGTGCCGCAGAATCAGTAACCGAATCATCCACGGAAGAATCTTCAGCTGAAGTGCTTGAGCGATCTGTCGCTGAAGGGAAAGAACTACTTTCTGCCGCCTTCTCGTCGGCTCCGTATGATGCCGATAACCCTTACACAAAGGTCGAAGTGGGCAAGTATGCACCAGGTACGTATACCGTAACGGCTAACCTATTTATTCCTGCTTCCAAAAACCCCTTCAACAAGTCTATTCAGGCGTATATGACTAATCCGGAAAACCCGCTGGGTATTGTTGAGCCAGACAATGGTGATCCCAGTGCAGTTACGGGTGGGGTTCCCATTTTCCACGTTAACAAGAATGCCACGCTTATCGTGGGCGAAGATGACTCCCTCACATTGACGATTCCTATTCGCAACCCTGTGTTTACGCTGCAGGGCATTGGCAGTGGGCAGGGTGTTGAATTGCTGAGCGCGCATACGCGCGCAGGCCAATATGGACCTCGTGGTGCTTCAGGTGAAATACTATCGGTTGGCCATACGAGTCGCGTTGATTCAGTTACCTTTAAGCTATCCAATAGTGGCAAGACTACTGACGGAAGCGATGGGTACACCATCCAGGGATGCAGTGAATACCCCACAATTCTCGATCAGAACTGGCATGTCGATCTTGATTTAACGGTTGATCTTTCGAATGTGCCTGCTTCTCAAAAATATGTTGCCAACCCCGTGGTCTCGCAGGATCTTGCTTATACCGGTCACGAACAACAGGGCGTGACATTTGAAATTGACAAGTGTGAGGTCACATCTGGTACGGCAGTTGCTACCAATGCAGGCGACTATTCAGTCACGCTCAAGCCGAAAGCCGGCTTTGTGTGGTTTGACGGCACAACTGATGAGTGTACCTTCGATTGGACAATTGCTAAGGCTCAGGTTGTTAAGAAATACGAGGTAGTTGTACCGTGCTCGGAAGATGTTTCTGAAACTATTGCCGCATTGCCTTCGGCTGATACAGTCAATGCGAATTTTACGTATGAGGGGCTTGCCGAAGGAGATACTCCCGAGTCGCTTGGCATTTCTGGTCAGACGTTTGATTCATGGTGGATGGGAGAATTAGAGTACGCCCAAACGATGCCCGAAATGTTCCATAATCTCGTTCCCACTGCATTAGAGGGTGAGTTCTCTGGTGAAAATGTGGGAACGGACAACTATGAGGTAAGCACTAAAGCGATCGCACATATTACTTTGGCACCAGGTCAGATGCCTATTGCCCATGATGTGGTGTATAACGGAGCAAGCCAGCTTGGTGTTGAGCAAGCAGATGGCACTCCATTTACCAATGTGGGTGATGGAAAAACTCGATGGACTCCCTGGAACGACTTTACTCAGACCTGGTTTCTGAATCTAGCCGCGCGTTCGTTTATTGACGTTGGCACCTATTCCGTTACACTTTCTCCGAGTGAGAACTGGGCATATGCAGACGGCTATTGGTCTGATGGAACGCATGAGCCCAAGACCCTTTCATGGGAAATTAAGCCTGCAACCTTAACGGCAAAAGCGCGTGACATTTATATTCATGAGGGCGAAGTTGCCAATTTGAAGGTGGACGTATCAGGCTTTGTTGCCCAAGAAAGTGCTGGCACTATAGCAGGATATGAAGCCCCGGTAGCTACTGTCGAAAACGGTAACACGAGTACGCTTTCAGTTGGCGATTATCCGATTACTGTTTCGGGTGGTAACGCGAAAAATTACGTATTTGAATACCGTTCGGCAACACTGCATGTGCTGCCCGCCAACACAGCTGCTGTTCCATTTGTGGAATCTAATCTAACGTATATCGGTAAACAGCAAGTTGGCGTTTCAACAGGTGCAGGATATACCGTTGAAGGAGGCACGGCTACCGATGCGGGCACCTATACCGCCACCGCAACACTAGCCGATGGTGTTTCAAAATGGGCCGATGGGAGCACCGAAAAGAGTCGTACGTTTGAATGGTCTATTGCTAAGGCAGAGCTAAAGGCGACATATATAAATGAATCGGTGTCTCGTAAAGACTATGAATCAGGCAAGGATGCTCCGGCGTTCCGTATAAAGGTGACGGGTTTTGTACATGGTGAAAGTCCTGAAGAAGGAACTGTTGCTAACTACGTTGCACCTGAGCTTTATTTGTACAAGGGCGAGGTAGGAGCAGCCGATCTTAAGGCGTCCGACTGGAAAGCCGATGAAGACAGTGCTGATTACGCTTTTATTCCAGCAGGAGGAAGCGCTAAGAACTACGAATTCTCTTCCTATAAGTGGGGAACCTTAGATCTTATTCACGATGCAGAGGACAATTATCGTGCCGCCTTCCCTTATATCGAAACACCGTTAACATACACTGGCAAACAGCAAACAGGTGTTTATTCTCGTGTAGGCAGCACCGTTATTACCGGTGCCTCGGGTGTAGATGTGGGAACCTATAAAGCAACGGTAGCACTTGATGATGAGCGTACTGGCTGGTGGGAAAGTAATTGGTATGGCGAAAATGAGAAGCCAACTGGGGAGACGCGCATTATTTCTGCCCAGTGGTCCATTGTCAAGGCACCGCTAGCAGCCAAGGCTCAAGACGTTACCATCACCGCAGGCGATGCTATTCCGTCGTTTACCGCTGAAGTAAGTGGCTTTAAGAATGGTGAAGCGTCCGAGAATGCTGCTGGCTACAAGGCTCCTACGGTGTCGCTTCCTGCCGGTGTATCTGCCAATACCCTTGAAGCAGGTAAGAGCTACGAGCTTTCCGTTTCGGGCGGCAGCGCTGACAATTACACGTTTGCCGATTACGAATCGGGTACACTTACTGTGCTTCCACGCGGTACAGTAGCCGAACCCACGGTTGCCCAAGGTCTTACCTACACGGGTAGCGAACAGCGTGCCATTCAGGAAAATGAGGCCTGGACACTTTCAGGTGCTACTGCCACTGCTGCAGGCGACCACGAAACAACCGTTACGCTCAATGCTGGTTATCGCTGGGCTGATGGTTCTACTGCACCAAAGACGTATCACTGGTCCATTAATAAGGCATCGCTGACTGCTACCTATGCGGGCGAAGAAATTACCGAAGGCGAAACACCTGCTCTGAAGGTGGATGTAACCGGCTTTGTTGGCGGCGAGACAGCCGATACAGCAGCTGGATATGCCGCTCCGATCGCTTCACTTCCCGAAGGTGTATCTGCCGATACGCTTGAAGCTGGCAAGAGCTATGAGCTTTCTGTTTCAGGTGGTGCGGCCGATAATTACACGTTTACCTATGCAGCTGGTACGCTTACGGTAAAGGCAGCAGACCAACCGCAGCCAGGTAAGCTTGCACCAGGTACGTATACGGTAACGGCTAACATCTCAATGATGACACCTCTTGGATTCCCTGGATATACGACAAATCCTTTCAACCCTGAGGGTATTGGCGGTAAGGGCGGTATTCCAGATGCCCCTGTTTCTAATAACGCCACATTGATAGTTGGTGCTGATGGAACGTATACACTTTCTCTCAATTTGGTTAACCCTGTTTTCACCGTGCAGAATGCAGAAAGTAGTGATGGGGTGACCGTTGAAGCTGTCGATAGAGTTCCTATTGAACAGAAAGATGACGACGAAGAATATAACAAGTCTGTAGCTGCCGATGGAGTTACTTCGCGCATAGCTCATATGACTCTTAAGCTGAATGATGTAAGCGGCAGCTATCATTTCGATAACTGGAAGGTGTATGCGACTACTCTTAATACATTCTTCCCGAATAGTCGGTATCCGCAGATAAATTCTCTTGATTTGTCTGTTGATTTCGATCACGCGCAAAAGCAAGTGGAAGGTGATTATTCAAAGACCTTCACCGACCATGCAACGGGTGTGAGTGTTACCGTTTCAGCTGAAAAAGGTGCCGATACTATTTCTCAACTGGAAAAAGCTTCACTTCAAGTTGAAAAGGTTGAAGCGGGATCAGAACACGATGGCGCCGTACAGGCATTGATGCAATTATATGCCTCTACACCGAGTTTTTCTTTCTACAAGATTTCACTTATTGCAGATGGGGAAGCCGTCAGCTTTGATGACAAAACTGCTGCAGAGGTTTCAATTCCGACTACACAGACAAGTGCTGATGTTTATTCCTTTAAGAAGGCATCATTGAGCGCTATTTCATCTCAAACGTCTTCAGGTGTGACCACATGTAAGTCGTCACAGCTCGGTAGTTTTGTGGTAGTTGATTCCCAAGGAGCCGCTAAGTTTACCTGGTCGCACACAGTGCGGAATGCATCAACGGGCGCTTCGATGACCTATTCCACCGATGCGAGTGTGGAAGATACACTTTTTGAGTCTGCCTATGGCCCAGGACATGGTCTTGAAGCTCTTGAATGGTATGGGAGCTATATGGATGAGAGCGGGGTTTCATCCTCGCAGGCACCCGACTCATTTAGTGAGAAAGCGCTTGCTGCTGCGAAGGAGTCTGGCAGCAATAGTTTAACCGTTGCGGGTACTTATGCCATGGGCATCTCTTATTCCATGGATGGCACAGGAGTGCCCAATAACTTATTTGACTCGCTTGCTCTTGGCTATACCTTCACGGCAGGCGTCAACCCACTTTCAGCGGTTGTGCCAGTAGGTAACAATGATGCTTCGGTCTATGCTGTCTATGGGACGGTTGGTGAAGGAGCAACAGGTGCTAAGAAACTTGATGCTCAAATAGCCGATGGATATGCCAAGGTGTCGCTCAATGATTCTGATGCACAGATACCAGGGTTGAGTTCGATGCTCTTCCATGCTGCTGCTAATGTGGGGGACTATACTGGAGCACCACAAACGGCAGAAACACAGATTGCCTATCTGGTTGCAGTTGAACCTTCAACTCACAAAATTGCAAAGCCAACTGCCGCAGAAGGGCTTATCTATAATGGCCAAGAACAAACCGGTGTACCTGAAGCTGAAGGGTATGATGTTACAACCTCTCAAGCAAGTAATGCCGGTACCTATCAAAGTGTCGTAACGCTGAAAGACGGCTATCTCTGGTCTGACGGTACAAAGGATGCTTTGACTATCAACTGGTCAATTGCCAAAGCAGAGCTTAATGCCACTGCTGCAGATGAAACCATTACGCAGGGACAAACCCCTGCCTATCAGGTAAACGTGACGGGCTTTGTCAATGGTGAAACAGCCGATACGGCAGCTGGCTATACTGCTCCTGTTGCATCGCTTCCCGAAGGGGTATCTGCCGATACGCTTGAGTCTGGTAAGAGCTATGAGCTTTCTGTTTCAGGTGGTGCGGCCGATAATTACACGTTTACCTATGCAGCCGGTACGCTTACGGTAAAGGCAGCAGACCAACCGCAGCCAGGTAAGCTTGCACCAGGTACGTATACGGTGACAGCCAATCTTGCAATGCCTGGACAGTACAACCCAGTGATCAAAGGTCTCACGGTATATGCCAATAGTCCTGACAATCCCTTTGGCCCTACGATTGATGAAAACAATCCGGCCGAGGTTCACAATACAGTGCCGTCAAATCCGCAAAGCGCCAATGCAAAACTTGTCGTGGGTGTTGATGGCACGAAGACACTTATTCTGCCGGTGAAGAATCCTATTTTCACAACGCAGGATCTGGGCGTATGCGGCGACCTTTCTAACGTGCATACCGAACGGATAACCCCCACAGCTGGTGGTGGTACGTATAGTGGTAGCTATGGAAATAAGACCGATCGTATTCATATGATGTCGGCCGAGCTGCCTGCAGAACAGTCAACAGGTACAGCAACATTCAATTTCTCGGGCAGTAAGTTGTATGCCGTGCCGCTTGACCTTGAATTGGCGCCTTCAGGGAGCATTGCGCTTCAGCTGACGGTGGATTACAACAGTTTGAGCAAGGATTCTGACAACACCGAATTGCCGTCATTTGCGAAGAGTGATACGCCAAAGCCAAATCCAGATCCAACGCCAACTCCTGATCCAAGTCCTACGCCAAATCCTGGCCCCACTCCTGGTCCCACGCCGAATCCTGGCCCTACACCGGTTCCAGATCCTCAATCGGATCCAGGTGATCTTATCGAAACGCATAACGGACATTTGGCTGCGGGAACGTATACGGTATCAGCAAATATTTGGGTAAATAAGGCAACCTCCGGTCTGCCGCTGCAGCCTCATTTCACGAGTGCTGCCTTCCCGCCGATGAATCCGGTGTCGAAGAACGCTACGCTGCGCGTAGAGGAAGATGGCCATACCTATGTGACGGTGCCCATTGTGATTCAGTCGCGTGTTATGCAGGTGCTCAGCCTTTCAGGGCTGAATATCGTCAGTCAGTCCTATTCGGGTGAGGGCCTTTCAAGTATTACTGTTGATCTGGGTATTCTTTCAGGTACCGACACGATTACAAAGAACGTGACGGCAAATATCCGATTGGGTACGCTGGCTAAGACCATTATTGGCGGCGCTGAGAATCGGACGTGGGCGTGCACATTCCAGGTAGTATTTAACGGTTCGCCGACCTCCAGCGGTGGCGGTACCGTCCCGAAAGCTGTTCAAGCTATTTTGGATGCACAAGGGTCCGACGGGCGCAATGCGAATGCCGATGAAGACGCTCAGAACGCAGCTGATGCCGCACTGGCAGCGCTCGATGCCGAAGAGGATCTAGCTGACGAATCTGCTATTACCCTTGCGGGTAGTCAGTCGGCCAAAGGGCAAGGGAAGAATGCGACTGAACAGGCATTGGATGATGTCAATCAAGCCATTCGGAACAACCCTGAGCTCGTAATAAGTCTGGTCGCTCTTATTGTTGTGGTAATCGGAGTGGTGTCATATACGCTGTACCGTCGCGGC